Proteins encoded in a region of the Flammeovirga yaeyamensis genome:
- the gcvP gene encoding aminomethyl-transferring glycine dehydrogenase codes for MKIDLNNFERFEARHNAPNHTQIEEMLSALGVSDIDELIAQTVPEKIRLKKPLELPQPLTEYQFLRQFKTIAEKNKIYRSYIGMGYYNTITPPVILRNIMENPGWYTAYTPYQAEIAQGRLEMLLNFQTMVTDLTGMELANASLLDEATAAGEVVHMFHGARKGAKKKQANKFFAADTCHPQTLDLLKTRCTPIGVDLVIGNVADLDVTDPTLFGVLVQYPDTNGAISDYTDFIASAHENGVLVAMASDLLALTVLKEPGKMDADAVVGSAQRFGVPMGYGGPHAGFLATRDAYKRQIPGRIIGISKDKDGNEAYRMALQTREQHIKRERATSNICTAQVLLGVMAAAYAIYHGPEGLKTIAYRTHGMANLLATSIEKIGLEVVNKDYFETVRINTTPLQAKAIKILAEERTTNFRYFEDGNIGLSMNQQTDVSHVVDIVNIFQDALGLNEAVDVEALANDVNVSIPADLQRESDFLTHPVFSQYHAEHEMLRYLKRLENKDLSLVHSMISLGSCTMKLNATAEMIPVTWPEFGSIHPFAPKEQAQGYQEIFKNLEAWLCEITGFDAMSLQPNSGANGEYAGLLTIRAYHEANGDSHRNIAIIPSSAHGTNPASAVMAGMKVVIVKCDEAGNIDVEDLKAKAEHHSENLSSLMITYPSTHGVFEESVIEICQIIHDNGGRVYMDGANMNAQVGLTSPANIGADVCHLNLHKTFCIPHGGGGPGVGPIGVVADLAPYLPGHAVIDNNVGEKASSAVSAAPWGSASILPISYAYIAMMGAEGLTNATKTAILNANYMQIRLKEHYPVLYVGANGRNAHEMIVDCRQFKPAGIEVEDIAKRLMDYGYHAPTVSFPVPGTLMIEPTESESKAELDQFCDAMIEIRKEIQEVIDGQADPVENVLKNAPHTQEMTITGEWTLPYSREKAVYPLPYVQANKFWPTVRRIDSAFGDRNLVCSCIPVSDYEEVEA; via the coding sequence ATGAAAATTGATTTAAACAATTTCGAGAGATTTGAGGCAAGGCACAACGCGCCCAACCATACTCAAATCGAGGAGATGTTATCCGCTTTAGGGGTATCAGATATTGATGAATTAATCGCTCAAACTGTCCCTGAGAAAATCCGTCTAAAGAAACCTTTAGAACTTCCTCAACCTTTAACGGAATACCAATTCTTACGTCAATTCAAAACAATTGCAGAGAAGAATAAGATCTATCGTTCTTATATTGGTATGGGATATTACAATACAATTACCCCTCCGGTAATTTTGCGTAATATCATGGAAAACCCGGGATGGTACACTGCTTATACTCCATACCAAGCAGAGATTGCGCAAGGCAGATTGGAAATGCTTTTAAATTTCCAAACTATGGTGACAGATCTTACAGGAATGGAATTGGCCAACGCTTCTCTATTAGATGAAGCTACAGCAGCAGGTGAAGTGGTACATATGTTCCATGGAGCTAGAAAAGGTGCTAAGAAAAAGCAAGCCAATAAATTCTTTGCAGCAGATACTTGTCATCCTCAAACACTTGATTTATTAAAAACACGTTGTACTCCTATCGGAGTCGACTTGGTAATAGGTAATGTTGCAGATTTAGATGTAACAGACCCAACTTTATTTGGTGTATTGGTTCAATACCCAGATACAAATGGAGCTATCTCTGACTATACTGACTTTATTGCTTCAGCTCACGAAAATGGAGTATTGGTAGCAATGGCATCGGATCTTTTAGCATTAACAGTACTAAAAGAGCCAGGTAAAATGGATGCAGACGCAGTAGTTGGTTCTGCACAACGTTTTGGTGTTCCTATGGGATACGGTGGACCTCACGCAGGTTTCCTAGCGACTAGAGATGCTTACAAACGTCAAATTCCTGGCCGTATCATTGGTATCTCTAAAGATAAAGATGGTAACGAAGCCTACAGAATGGCATTGCAAACACGTGAGCAACACATTAAGCGTGAGCGTGCAACATCAAACATCTGTACTGCACAAGTATTATTAGGTGTGATGGCTGCTGCATATGCTATCTACCATGGTCCGGAAGGTTTAAAAACAATTGCTTACCGTACACACGGAATGGCAAACCTTTTGGCAACATCAATTGAAAAAATTGGTCTTGAAGTAGTCAATAAAGATTATTTCGAAACTGTAAGAATCAATACAACACCTCTTCAAGCAAAAGCAATCAAGATTTTAGCTGAAGAGCGTACGACGAACTTCCGTTACTTCGAGGATGGTAACATTGGCCTATCAATGAACCAACAAACGGATGTTTCTCACGTAGTTGATATTGTAAATATCTTCCAAGACGCACTTGGTTTAAATGAAGCTGTAGATGTAGAAGCGTTAGCAAACGATGTGAATGTTTCTATTCCTGCTGATTTACAACGTGAATCTGATTTCTTGACGCATCCAGTATTTAGTCAATACCATGCGGAACATGAAATGTTACGTTACCTAAAGCGTTTGGAAAACAAAGACCTTTCGTTGGTACACTCAATGATTTCATTGGGATCTTGTACAATGAAATTGAATGCTACAGCTGAAATGATTCCTGTAACATGGCCTGAGTTTGGATCGATCCACCCGTTTGCACCAAAAGAGCAAGCACAAGGATACCAAGAGATCTTCAAAAACTTAGAAGCTTGGTTATGTGAAATCACTGGTTTTGATGCAATGTCATTACAACCAAACTCTGGAGCAAATGGTGAGTATGCAGGTCTATTGACTATCCGTGCTTATCACGAAGCCAATGGTGATAGCCATAGAAATATTGCCATCATTCCTTCATCTGCACACGGTACGAACCCAGCATCTGCAGTAATGGCAGGTATGAAAGTAGTGATCGTAAAATGTGATGAAGCAGGTAACATCGATGTTGAAGATTTAAAAGCAAAAGCTGAGCATCACTCAGAAAACTTATCTTCATTGATGATTACTTATCCATCAACTCACGGTGTATTCGAAGAATCAGTAATTGAGATCTGCCAAATCATTCACGATAATGGTGGACGTGTATATATGGATGGTGCAAACATGAATGCTCAAGTAGGTTTAACTTCACCTGCTAATATCGGCGCTGACGTTTGTCACTTGAACTTACATAAAACATTCTGTATCCCTCACGGTGGTGGTGGTCCTGGTGTTGGTCCAATTGGTGTAGTTGCAGATCTTGCTCCTTACTTACCGGGTCACGCAGTAATCGATAACAATGTTGGAGAAAAAGCCTCTTCAGCTGTATCGGCAGCACCTTGGGGTTCTGCAAGTATTCTTCCAATCTCTTATGCTTACATCGCAATGATGGGGGCAGAAGGATTAACGAATGCTACAAAAACAGCGATCTTGAATGCGAATTATATGCAAATCAGATTGAAAGAGCATTACCCAGTATTGTATGTAGGTGCAAATGGCAGAAACGCTCACGAGATGATTGTAGATTGTCGTCAATTCAAGCCAGCAGGTATCGAAGTTGAAGATATCGCTAAGCGTTTGATGGACTACGGATACCATGCACCAACAGTATCATTCCCTGTACCAGGTACATTGATGATCGAACCAACTGAATCAGAAAGCAAAGCGGAATTGGATCAATTCTGTGATGCAATGATTGAAATCCGTAAGGAAATTCAAGAGGTCATCGATGGTCAAGCAGATCCGGTAGAGAACGTATTGAAAAATGCACCTCATACTCAGGAAATGACAATCACAGGTGAGTGGACGCTTCCTTACTCAAGAGAGAAAGCAGTTTATCCACTTCCATACGTACAAGCCAACAAGTTCTGGCCAACAGTACGTCGTATCGACAGTGCGTTTGGCGACAGAAACTTAGTTTGTTCATGTATTCCAGTAAGTGATTATGAAGAAGTGGAAGCGTAA
- a CDS encoding CotH kinase family protein: protein MKTSTLTILLTICYLNCFAQCKTNQAIEFFNYNTVNNLYLEIDSTDYNQFVSMSLKPNQLVFGQLKVENQGKKESYCGISFHINDQVEDSNYKKSIKINFGQHTDQLKGIYLEAINNDPTLSRKKLMNKLLVDLDIPTPRMSHTNLYINNQFIGLYLLTEPIDERFLHHQFDTNDGVLYNAHFGADLMNDPNSYLDDKVYHLYSGHDFHNNSLHSFLDSINLLHHTEFKAYIEKHFDTETFIKTLAVEILCGHWNNYAYNKNNFSLYQHPKTKKWTYIPKGYNNTFGINYVSNRIDWAVRDVNHWLDPYEARLLVSKILEDPDYRNQFNIFIHQYIKTTFNTKVLSPYLNHQKEILLPYVENDYLYCMEYGWTETDFILSFEHQTNNHIDHGLKEFIDVRSRSALKQVILPTENDLSSHWIKTIQYLPEPDKNVVWMTMNDMNYKRCMVTVVNDKGKTVKRFIYSPAASIKVEYDKFSKGTYFLNTEIENIKGSWVNLPNVLVTN, encoded by the coding sequence ATGAAAACGAGTACACTGACTATACTGCTTACTATTTGTTACTTAAATTGTTTTGCACAATGTAAAACAAATCAGGCTATTGAATTCTTTAATTACAATACAGTTAACAATCTCTACCTAGAAATTGATTCTACAGATTACAATCAATTTGTCTCTATGTCTTTAAAACCAAACCAATTAGTGTTTGGCCAACTGAAAGTTGAAAATCAAGGAAAAAAGGAATCTTATTGTGGAATTAGTTTTCATATTAACGATCAAGTAGAGGATAGTAATTACAAAAAATCCATTAAAATAAATTTTGGTCAGCATACCGATCAGTTAAAAGGCATATATCTCGAAGCCATAAATAATGATCCTACTTTATCAAGAAAAAAATTGATGAATAAACTCTTGGTTGATTTGGATATACCAACACCAAGAATGTCGCACACCAATTTATATATCAATAATCAATTTATCGGCTTATACCTCTTAACCGAACCAATTGATGAACGCTTTTTACATCATCAATTTGATACAAACGATGGAGTACTTTACAATGCTCACTTTGGGGCCGACTTAATGAATGATCCAAATTCATATTTAGATGATAAAGTATATCACCTTTATTCGGGACATGACTTTCATAACAACTCACTTCATTCCTTCTTAGACAGTATAAATCTATTACATCATACTGAATTTAAAGCTTACATTGAAAAACATTTTGATACAGAGACTTTCATCAAAACATTAGCAGTTGAGATACTCTGTGGACACTGGAATAACTACGCATACAACAAAAACAACTTCAGTTTATATCAACATCCTAAAACAAAGAAATGGACTTACATCCCTAAAGGATACAACAACACTTTTGGTATAAACTATGTTTCTAATCGAATTGATTGGGCGGTTAGAGACGTAAACCATTGGCTAGATCCTTATGAGGCTCGTTTATTAGTCAGTAAAATTTTAGAAGATCCTGATTACAGAAATCAGTTCAACATTTTTATTCACCAATACATCAAGACGACATTTAATACCAAAGTATTATCACCTTATCTGAACCATCAGAAAGAAATTTTACTCCCGTATGTCGAAAACGATTATCTCTACTGTATGGAGTATGGTTGGACAGAAACTGATTTTATTCTCTCTTTTGAACATCAAACAAACAATCATATTGATCATGGTTTAAAAGAATTTATTGATGTTCGAAGTCGTTCTGCTTTAAAACAGGTGATATTACCTACAGAAAACGATTTATCATCACATTGGATCAAAACCATTCAATACCTACCAGAACCTGATAAAAATGTCGTTTGGATGACCATGAACGATATGAACTATAAACGTTGCATGGTGACTGTTGTAAACGATAAAGGAAAAACAGTTAAACGATTCATTTATTCTCCTGCAGCATCAATAAAAGTGGAGTACGATAAATTCTCAAAAGGCACTTATTTTTTAAATACTGAGATTGAAAATATTAAAGGAAGTTGGGTGAATTTGCCAAATGTTTTAGTAACCAATTAA
- a CDS encoding lipid A-modifier LpxR family protein — MLIEMRIILNYFINLVNNKKSILFTLIYSLLNSKFIYFKCLILITFFSLQVKNTHAQEKKKDKEKSPFYFNLTVDEDLFLLKSTDQFYSFGTAITAGWKGLDNKFTRALTLKAKDSHDLYTVSFAHRMYTPKNVEQTEVDSTDIPFCGQTFLRLGRESFSPSHGYILETYLDIGVVGEIAGADFFQNKFHSAIGNGAINGWKNQIGNGLLLNYTVIYKQDFVSVLPFVENFLILRATVGTMDISAEGSIQLRIGLFNNHFVNGERPWSKKENTSSFYKLKETKYAKMKYNSGMWSQDETLREQSAESWLSRNFKITQAYIKFVSGGMLNVYSGEMQGSLIPFEESPYVIEYHQIPKLIHTLSVGVVLTHRIGAFEYHWDRHNYQPENTFPPLYPKWGRFNMKFNF; from the coding sequence ATGTTGATTGAAATGAGAATAATCTTAAATTATTTTATTAATTTAGTTAACAACAAAAAATCAATTCTATTTACTCTAATCTATTCTCTTTTGAATTCGAAGTTCATCTATTTCAAATGCTTAATTCTTATCACTTTTTTCTCATTGCAAGTGAAAAATACTCATGCTCAAGAAAAGAAGAAAGATAAAGAGAAGTCTCCCTTTTATTTTAACCTCACAGTGGATGAGGATCTATTTCTTTTAAAGAGTACAGATCAATTTTATAGTTTTGGAACAGCCATCACAGCAGGTTGGAAAGGGTTGGATAATAAATTCACAAGGGCTTTAACTTTAAAAGCAAAAGATAGTCACGATCTTTATACAGTAAGTTTTGCTCATCGAATGTACACTCCCAAAAATGTTGAACAAACGGAAGTAGATTCTACAGATATTCCATTTTGTGGGCAAACATTCTTAAGATTAGGTAGAGAGTCCTTTTCTCCATCTCATGGATATATTTTAGAGACCTATCTTGATATTGGTGTTGTTGGTGAAATAGCAGGAGCAGATTTTTTCCAGAATAAATTTCACAGTGCAATAGGTAATGGAGCCATTAACGGATGGAAGAACCAAATAGGGAATGGATTACTACTTAATTATACAGTGATTTACAAACAGGACTTTGTATCTGTATTACCTTTTGTCGAAAACTTTTTGATACTTAGAGCCACAGTTGGAACAATGGATATTTCTGCTGAAGGGAGTATTCAATTAAGAATCGGCTTGTTTAATAATCACTTTGTAAATGGTGAAAGACCTTGGAGTAAAAAAGAAAATACAAGTAGTTTTTATAAGCTAAAAGAGACCAAATATGCTAAAATGAAATACAATAGTGGTATGTGGTCACAGGATGAAACCTTAAGGGAACAGTCTGCAGAGAGTTGGCTTTCTCGAAATTTCAAGATAACACAGGCCTATATCAAATTTGTCTCTGGAGGGATGTTAAATGTCTATTCTGGGGAAATGCAAGGAAGCTTAATTCCTTTTGAGGAATCACCCTATGTAATTGAGTATCATCAAATACCTAAATTAATACATACTTTATCTGTAGGGGTGGTATTAACCCATAGAATTGGTGCCTTCGAATACCATTGGGATCGCCATAATTATCAGCCAGAAAACACATTTCCACCACTTTACCCTAAATGGGGGAGGTTTAATATGAAGTTTAACTTTTAG
- a CDS encoding DUF1295 domain-containing protein, which produces MTSKQKALVEITIIYIIIGISGVLSYEYIDVGNRIWNMFIADVVMTVVCYIFSVIKKNTSTYDAYWSVIPFYLLVGFYFYLGGGHWKLPQWSAAFVISFWSWRLTLSWARGWPGWHHEDFRYENFRNKFGKGFEPINFLALHFYPTVIVFLSFWGMTYVFDYKSLFVGMKQLPFYFYIGALMSFIGGIFELLADNELDKFRKRSNPQKSDILRTGIWGKSRNPNYLGEMMFWFGLAIMAYAYNAPWYAALGSVGMWAMFMFASIPLKDAQMMKNRPEAFKKYKDEVSRVLPF; this is translated from the coding sequence ATGACAAGCAAACAAAAGGCGTTAGTTGAAATAACCATCATCTACATTATTATAGGCATTTCTGGTGTCCTGAGCTACGAATATATTGATGTTGGTAATAGAATATGGAATATGTTCATAGCAGATGTTGTAATGACAGTAGTCTGTTACATTTTTTCTGTAATCAAAAAAAACACCAGTACTTATGATGCCTATTGGTCCGTGATTCCTTTCTATTTATTGGTGGGTTTTTATTTCTATCTAGGTGGAGGACATTGGAAATTACCTCAATGGTCCGCTGCTTTTGTCATTAGTTTCTGGTCTTGGCGTTTAACATTAAGTTGGGCAAGAGGATGGCCGGGATGGCATCATGAAGATTTTAGATACGAAAATTTCAGAAACAAATTCGGAAAGGGGTTTGAGCCTATTAATTTTTTAGCCTTACACTTTTATCCAACAGTCATTGTATTCCTTTCTTTTTGGGGAATGACCTATGTTTTTGATTACAAAAGCTTATTTGTAGGAATGAAACAATTACCCTTTTATTTCTACATTGGTGCCCTTATGTCATTTATCGGAGGAATATTCGAGCTTTTAGCCGATAACGAATTGGATAAGTTTAGAAAAAGAAGCAATCCACAAAAATCGGATATTTTAAGAACAGGAATTTGGGGGAAATCAAGAAATCCGAATTATTTAGGAGAGATGATGTTTTGGTTTGGATTAGCAATTATGGCTTATGCATATAACGCTCCGTGGTATGCTGCACTAGGTTCAGTAGGAATGTGGGCAATGTTCATGTTTGCTTCAATACCATTAAAAGATGCACAAATGATGAAAAACCGTCCCGAGGCATTTAAAAAATATAAAGATGAGGTATCTAGAGTGTTACCTTTCTAA
- a CDS encoding MBL fold metallo-hydrolase: MDNSWFLEFEGLKLLIDPWLEGVEIDYFSWFNKQWHRTPPLDYGKVPSFDAVLITQKYPDHLHQVTLEKLQPKKVIGPKSIQKEIKKTLPNAEFIGLDKHQSKISINNIDIHFLPTRRAIDPIYDGYVLCSENESVYLLSHGFSLDEQHLSSLGNVPSCSLMFTPFNLYKLPFFLGGVVSPGIESVEKLCELIQPKVIVPTHDEDKHAEGIVSKFAKIEWSAQPEDLLKYPWLTDRYQAFSDYNLKRIS, from the coding sequence ATGGATAACTCTTGGTTTTTAGAGTTTGAAGGATTGAAACTTCTGATTGACCCTTGGTTGGAAGGGGTTGAAATAGATTACTTTTCTTGGTTCAATAAACAATGGCATAGAACGCCTCCGTTAGATTATGGTAAAGTACCATCTTTTGATGCTGTATTGATTACACAAAAATATCCTGATCATTTACATCAAGTTACCCTAGAAAAGTTACAACCAAAGAAGGTAATAGGTCCTAAATCAATTCAGAAAGAGATAAAAAAGACCCTACCAAATGCTGAATTTATTGGATTGGATAAACATCAATCTAAAATTTCTATAAACAATATTGATATCCATTTTTTACCAACTCGAAGAGCGATAGATCCTATTTATGATGGCTATGTGCTGTGCTCAGAAAATGAAAGTGTTTATCTATTATCACATGGTTTTAGTTTAGATGAACAACACCTATCATCTTTGGGTAACGTACCAAGTTGTTCTTTGATGTTCACACCATTTAATCTATACAAATTGCCATTCTTCTTAGGTGGTGTCGTATCCCCCGGAATAGAAAGTGTAGAGAAACTTTGTGAACTAATTCAGCCCAAAGTAATTGTTCCTACTCACGACGAAGATAAACATGCTGAAGGTATCGTGAGTAAATTTGCAAAAATTGAATGGTCTGCTCAACCGGAAGACCTATTAAAATATCCTTGGTTAACGGATAGATACCAAGCTTTTTCAGACTATAATCTTAAGCGTATATCATGA
- a CDS encoding DUF5686 and carboxypeptidase-like regulatory domain-containing protein — MKSIFFILFLLIGSSIVAQNPSKFYGKIIDATSLRPVPFAHIKVAEKEEGTTTNEKGLFDLNMTNNGRIEIGCLGYKSIYIQTDTIDLSKEQLIVLSSTTQQLEEVVVGRRGYENPAWEIIRLAMKNADLHNFKKSKDYTYQSNIYTHIYFADLDSSFFERKLVNKAISKMQAVGTLEKDKKGIPIVPVYASHSSSEILYNGISEEREVTSYKEAFLGPEFEQQFKEGLDPEKTTINFYQHWMRFLNYDFVSPLNPTFKNYFDYELQTFEKVDNDWCYRITYTPRRENDMTFGGTIWVTDDEKNFAIKKITADIGRSSPINFIDSIHVEQKLAPIDSSQVWLPSEQKIRMYVGGKLNEKWSKFQVDISTQNTFLSDDQELITTPQDSSIFAMIDTVKTMGEVKTTAKLIDMAVTGYYRMGGFDFGSLLALYAQNDVEGHHLQVGGITNTQWNKNFVMGGHIAYGTKDQKWKWGVMGKYVIDQENWTFLYARAQHSLQRLGAGITYPGQDPYLWFQQLWGTYSNPYILDEYKITGGSYIAEGIQLRGSFTYKDENYFTTPTTDSLIFNQITTSEIGGSIIFDFGKKYVTSRHLNRYIAANGKLPYISINYSRGLPNVLNATDSYHKVSMSISHRFKLGAIGRLDYVASAGWTPSTVPFPLLFVHRGNNLRYIYDRSSYNLMGFGEFMSDAYGSIRMFHHFEGLFMNRIPLVKKWNIKTFGITNLLWGGVSDENLAANVNPWDKDDPTFGSLDPSVPYVEVGGGIENIFRMVKVMFLYRATYQETASRKYGIMFAIVPEF; from the coding sequence TTGAAGTCAATATTCTTCATATTATTTCTTCTTATCGGCAGTTCTATTGTCGCCCAAAATCCATCCAAGTTTTATGGTAAAATAATTGATGCAACCTCTTTGAGACCTGTGCCTTTTGCACACATCAAAGTAGCGGAAAAAGAAGAAGGAACTACTACAAATGAAAAGGGATTATTTGATTTAAATATGACTAATAACGGTCGTATTGAGATTGGCTGCTTAGGGTATAAATCTATCTATATTCAAACAGATACGATTGACCTGTCTAAAGAACAGCTTATTGTTTTATCAAGTACTACCCAACAATTGGAGGAAGTGGTAGTCGGTAGAAGAGGTTACGAAAATCCAGCTTGGGAAATTATCAGATTGGCTATGAAAAACGCAGATTTGCATAATTTCAAAAAATCAAAAGACTATACTTATCAATCGAATATTTATACACATATCTATTTTGCTGATTTAGATTCATCATTCTTTGAAAGGAAATTAGTCAATAAGGCCATTTCAAAAATGCAGGCGGTGGGAACTTTGGAGAAGGATAAAAAAGGAATACCGATTGTTCCAGTGTATGCATCACATTCTTCATCAGAAATACTTTACAATGGAATCTCCGAAGAAAGAGAGGTCACAAGCTATAAAGAAGCGTTTTTAGGTCCTGAATTCGAACAACAATTTAAAGAAGGATTGGACCCTGAAAAGACCACCATCAATTTTTATCAACATTGGATGAGGTTTTTAAACTACGATTTTGTATCCCCTTTAAATCCTACTTTCAAGAATTATTTTGATTATGAATTACAGACCTTTGAAAAGGTAGATAATGATTGGTGTTACAGAATCACATATACTCCAAGACGGGAAAACGACATGACTTTTGGCGGTACTATTTGGGTGACTGATGATGAAAAGAATTTTGCAATAAAAAAGATCACTGCTGATATTGGCCGTTCTTCTCCAATCAACTTTATCGATAGTATTCATGTTGAACAAAAACTAGCACCCATAGACTCTTCCCAAGTTTGGCTGCCTTCCGAACAGAAAATTAGAATGTATGTAGGAGGGAAGTTGAATGAAAAGTGGAGTAAATTTCAAGTGGATATTAGTACTCAGAATACTTTTTTGTCTGATGACCAAGAGTTGATAACAACACCTCAAGACAGTAGTATTTTTGCCATGATCGATACCGTAAAAACGATGGGTGAGGTAAAAACTACCGCCAAATTAATTGATATGGCCGTGACAGGTTACTATCGAATGGGAGGTTTTGACTTTGGTTCTTTATTAGCCCTATATGCACAAAATGATGTGGAAGGGCATCATTTACAAGTTGGAGGAATAACCAATACACAATGGAATAAGAACTTTGTGATGGGTGGGCACATTGCTTATGGCACTAAAGATCAGAAATGGAAATGGGGTGTGATGGGGAAATATGTTATTGATCAAGAAAATTGGACTTTTCTTTATGCAAGGGCACAACATTCTCTTCAACGACTAGGGGCAGGGATAACTTACCCTGGGCAAGATCCTTATTTATGGTTTCAGCAATTGTGGGGGACTTATAGTAATCCTTACATTTTAGATGAATACAAAATAACAGGAGGAAGTTATATCGCTGAAGGGATTCAATTAAGAGGTTCCTTTACTTATAAAGACGAAAACTACTTTACGACACCAACGACAGATTCTCTCATTTTTAATCAAATTACTACTTCTGAAATTGGAGGGTCTATCATCTTCGATTTTGGAAAAAAATATGTAACAAGCCGACATTTAAATCGGTATATAGCGGCTAATGGAAAGCTGCCGTATATATCAATAAATTATAGTAGAGGTTTACCCAATGTGTTGAATGCAACGGACAGCTATCATAAAGTAAGTATGAGTATTAGTCATCGTTTCAAGTTAGGAGCAATTGGTAGATTAGATTACGTTGCCTCTGCAGGATGGACTCCTTCAACAGTTCCCTTCCCTTTATTATTTGTACATAGAGGAAATAATTTAAGATACATCTATGATCGATCGAGTTATAACTTGATGGGCTTTGGGGAGTTTATGTCGGATGCTTACGGAAGTATCCGGATGTTTCATCACTTCGAAGGTTTATTTATGAATCGTATTCCTTTAGTGAAAAAGTGGAACATCAAAACGTTTGGGATTACCAATTTACTATGGGGAGGAGTTTCTGATGAGAACTTAGCTGCCAATGTAAATCCATGGGATAAAGACGATCCGACATTTGGAAGTTTAGACCCATCGGTACCTTATGTAGAAGTAGGAGGTGGGATAGAGAATATTTTTAGAATGGTGAAAGTGATGTTTTTATACAGAGCTACTTATCAGGAAACTGCGAGTAGAAAATACGGGATCATGTTTGCGATCGTACCCGAATTTTAA